The window CAGAAACACTAAGTTTTTTAGTTTCTTTATCTTTACCTTCTCCTTTTAAACTATTAATTATAACACCTGGTAAACCAATTGTATATTTTTTTAAATTTGATATTAACCCTGGAGAATGTATATTAGTATAATACTCTTCAAAAGTTATTGCTTTCTTACCTTCTTCCTTTAAAAGGGGTAGTTTAACTAATTTTCTTTGAAAAGGCACGCTGTTTATTATCTCTGAATACAAACTTAAAGGAATACCTTCATCATTTCCACTACTTCCAAAACTAACTCCTGCCAACGCAGCTAAACCTCCAAGATTACCGCCTCCTTTATTAGATGACCCCTGAGGAATAAAAACCGTAGATGTGGAGAATTTTTTTGGTGTAAAAATTGCAAAAAATAATCCTAAAAGAAAAAATACAAACACAAACTTTATAATAGTTTTTTTATTATCAATTAGTGTTTTAAATATTGATAATAAATCTATTTCTTCTGTTTCTTCTTGATTCATATAATAAATATTATTTTACTAAAGTATTAATTAAAACACCTAAAGTGGCTAAACTTGTTGTTATACCAATTATTTCTTGTGTTGAAAGCGAATTCTTTCCAGAAGTTTTATGAGGAACTAATATTAATGCACCTGGCTCTAATTTAGGGTATGATTTAAAGAATAAAAACTTTTTTGTAGATTTTATTTCTCCATTTGCATAAACAACATAAGTGTTTCCTTTTCTTGCATTTGCTGAAAACCCACCCGCACTATTAATATAATCTTTTAAAGAGTTTCCTTTATCAAACCTTATTACTGCTGGAGACAAAACCTCTCCTTGTACCTCTACAGTTTGTTTTACTGAAGGAATAAATAACTTATCACCAGCTTTTAAAATTAAATCAAATTTAGATTTCTTCTTTTTTATAATTTGCTCTAAATCTATTCCTATTCTATTATTACCGCTTTTTGTAAGTACAATAGAATCTTGTTTTGTATTTAAATTATTTACAGCGCTATTTTGACTGTCTTTACTAACATCTCCACCTGAACTTCTAATTAATGTAGCTCCTTTTACATATGCATATGGAGAAACTCCTCCGGCTTTTTCTAATAAATCTGAAATACGTTCTTCCTTATTTTCTAAAGCATATCTACCTGGGTAATTTGCTTCACCTACAACCGAAACACTTTTTTGAACTGTAAAACCTTTAATAAATCTAACTGAAACCCTGTCAAAAGGTTCTAAAAATACAGCTTCTTTATTATCACTTGTTAAATTACTTGAAGTAGAAAGTCTAATGTTTTTACTTATAGTTTTAAAAGTACCATCATTAGACCTTCTAGATATATCTATTGAACTTGAATCTGCTCCTTCTTTAAATCCTCCAGATATTGCAATTAAATCTTCAATTTGCATATTCTCTACAAATTTAATTGTCTGTGGTTTATTTACAGCTCCGTCAATAGAAATAGTATATTCCTCTTGTAATTCATTTGTACTAAAAATATGAACTCTATCTTCTCTTTGTAATTTAATATTGCCTATATTGTTTAATACTTCTTTTACTGAAAAAGATTTAACTTCTTGCTTTACACCATCTTTACTTCTATAAATAATCCCTCTATTTAAAAACGCATTATCTTTAACACCTGCAGCTTTTTTAATAATATCTGCAACTGTTAAATTTGGTGTTAACTCAAAATCACCAGGCCTATAAACGGCTCCTTCAATAGATACTCTGTTTTCAAATCTATCAATTACCCCTTTAACCTCAAACCTATCTCCATCTTTTAACTTAAAATTATTAACATTTTTTAAATTTATTTCACTTATTTCTCTTTGGCTACCATTAACCCTATTAACAGTTATAATTTCTTTATAAGCATCTGACTTAAACCCTCCAAAATAAGTTATTAAATCCTTTAAAACTTCACCTTCTTTAAACTCATAAGCTCCCGGTCTTTTTACTTGTCCTTCTACAAATATTCTATTAACATAAGGGCTAACAATAATTATATCTTGATCTCTAACCAAAACATTACCTTCTTGTTTTCCTTCTGTTAAGTATTTATAAATATCAAAATTCGCTAATTGTTTACCATCTCTAAATATTTTAACGTCTCTAAAAGTACCATTGGTTGTTGGCCCACCAGATGCATATAGCGCATTTAATACAGAAGACAGCGCACTTAGACTATAAGTTCCCGGAACCTTTACTTCTCCAATGATATTTACTTGAACCGTTCTTACACTAGTTAATGCAACATCAACATTAATTTTATTATAACTAGAATTTGAAGAAAT of the Tenacibaculum todarodis genome contains:
- a CDS encoding SLBB domain-containing protein, which encodes MKRSQILFFLTIILFSISEISISQNINDISNVDKMSDSQVSAYWESAQEKGLTLNQLEQIASTKGISSADFLKFKQRVNSLQTKTVSTPNGTNSEEKNNPKQNEFGHSGSKSLENKVKSKHFGFDFFSNPNISFTPNLNLATPETYQLGPGDKLLIDIWGAAENSYSEKVSVDGSVRIKNIGPVYVSGLSIKDAKAKIISSLKKIYGGIISSNSSYNKINVDVALTSVRTVQVNIIGEVKVPGTYSLSALSSVLNALYASGGPTTNGTFRDVKIFRDGKQLANFDIYKYLTEGKQEGNVLVRDQDIIIVSPYVNRIFVEGQVKRPGAYEFKEGEVLKDLITYFGGFKSDAYKEIITVNRVNGSQREISEINLKNVNNFKLKDGDRFEVKGVIDRFENRVSIEGAVYRPGDFELTPNLTVADIIKKAAGVKDNAFLNRGIIYRSKDGVKQEVKSFSVKEVLNNIGNIKLQREDRVHIFSTNELQEEYTISIDGAVNKPQTIKFVENMQIEDLIAISGGFKEGADSSSIDISRRSNDGTFKTISKNIRLSTSSNLTSDNKEAVFLEPFDRVSVRFIKGFTVQKSVSVVGEANYPGRYALENKEERISDLLEKAGGVSPYAYVKGATLIRSSGGDVSKDSQNSAVNNLNTKQDSIVLTKSGNNRIGIDLEQIIKKKKSKFDLILKAGDKLFIPSVKQTVEVQGEVLSPAVIRFDKGNSLKDYINSAGGFSANARKGNTYVVYANGEIKSTKKFLFFKSYPKLEPGALILVPHKTSGKNSLSTQEIIGITTSLATLGVLINTLVK